A stretch of the Archangium violaceum genome encodes the following:
- a CDS encoding SDR family oxidoreductase, with protein sequence MNRLSGRVALVTGASRGIGRAIAERLARDGASVAVNYAGSQDKAEAVVASIAAAGGKATAIQADVSRHEDVKRLFDETERRFGRPSIVVANAGTLFARPFAEMTEADFDVGFAVNARGSFLTFIEAARRVPDGGRVIGFSTCLTLQGRPGLGLYQAGKAVVEQFVKTLAKELGSRRITVNAVAPGPTDTEMLGPTRREAAPGVTPLGRIGRPEEIADVVAFLVSDDAGWVTGQVIGANGGIT encoded by the coding sequence ATGAATCGACTTTCGGGGCGTGTCGCACTGGTGACGGGCGCATCACGGGGCATCGGCCGAGCCATCGCGGAACGTCTGGCGCGTGACGGCGCATCCGTCGCGGTCAACTACGCGGGCAGCCAGGACAAGGCCGAGGCTGTCGTTGCCTCGATTGCCGCGGCGGGAGGCAAGGCCACCGCCATCCAGGCCGATGTCTCCCGCCACGAGGACGTGAAGCGGCTCTTCGATGAGACCGAGCGCCGTTTCGGTCGTCCGAGCATCGTCGTGGCCAATGCCGGCACCCTCTTCGCCAGGCCCTTCGCCGAGATGACCGAGGCCGACTTCGACGTCGGCTTCGCGGTCAATGCACGCGGCTCTTTTCTCACCTTCATCGAGGCCGCCAGACGGGTGCCGGATGGCGGCCGGGTCATCGGGTTCTCGACCTGTCTGACACTCCAGGGGCGGCCGGGTCTCGGCCTCTACCAGGCCGGAAAGGCGGTGGTGGAGCAGTTCGTCAAGACGCTCGCCAAGGAGCTGGGGTCTCGGAGAATCACGGTGAACGCGGTGGCGCCGGGCCCCACGGACACCGAGATGCTGGGGCCCACCCGCCGCGAGGCTGCGCCCGGGGTCACTCCGTTGGGACGCATCGGACGGCCGGAGGAGATCGCGGACGTCGTGGCGTTTCTCGTCTCGGACGACGCGGGCTGGGTCACGGGTCAGGTCATCGGTGCCAACGGCGGCATCACCTGA
- a CDS encoding LysR family transcriptional regulator, giving the protein MDRFQSMAVFTRVVASGSLSKAGRELGMSPAGVSHHLRALEDWLGARLLNRTTRRLSLTEVGTGFHARCVRILEEVEEARSAVDALQATPRGLLRVNAPITFGMRHLSPAIADYLAAHPEMAIDIALSDRRVDLLEEGIDVAIRIGVLADSSLVARRLAPSRSVLCAAPAYVERFGSPSSPADLVHHQCLEYTYRSTPGEWRFVGPEGKEESVSIRGRLTATNGELLRIAALRGLGLTLAPTFIVGEDLAAGRLVCLMPGYEPAEVAIHAVYPQGRHLSAKVRSFVDFLAARFGKEPEWDRPPRRTSSSRSGGGRRGA; this is encoded by the coding sequence ATGGATCGATTCCAGAGCATGGCGGTGTTCACCCGGGTGGTCGCGAGCGGCAGCCTCTCGAAAGCTGGCCGTGAGCTCGGGATGTCCCCGGCGGGGGTGAGCCATCACCTCCGCGCGCTGGAGGACTGGCTGGGCGCACGGCTGCTCAACCGCACGACGCGGCGGCTCTCCTTGACGGAGGTCGGCACGGGCTTCCACGCGCGTTGCGTCCGGATCCTCGAGGAGGTGGAGGAGGCACGCTCCGCCGTTGACGCGTTGCAGGCCACGCCGCGAGGGCTCCTCCGGGTCAATGCACCCATCACGTTCGGCATGAGGCACCTCTCACCGGCGATCGCCGACTATCTGGCGGCCCATCCGGAGATGGCCATCGACATCGCCCTCAGTGACCGCAGGGTCGACCTCCTCGAGGAGGGCATCGATGTCGCCATCCGCATCGGCGTGCTCGCCGACTCGAGCCTCGTCGCGCGACGCCTCGCGCCGAGCCGTTCCGTGCTCTGTGCCGCCCCCGCCTATGTCGAGCGTTTCGGCTCACCGTCGTCGCCGGCCGACCTCGTCCACCACCAGTGCCTCGAGTACACCTACCGATCGACCCCCGGGGAGTGGCGGTTCGTCGGGCCGGAAGGAAAAGAGGAGTCCGTGAGCATCCGTGGGCGGCTGACGGCGACCAACGGCGAGCTGCTGCGAATCGCCGCGCTCCGAGGACTGGGGCTCACCCTCGCGCCAACCTTCATCGTGGGAGAGGATCTCGCCGCCGGCCGTCTGGTATGCCTCATGCCCGGCTACGAGCCGGCGGAGGTCGCCATCCACGCGGTGTATCCTCAGGGCCGTCATCTCTCGGCCAAGGTCCGCAGCTTCGTCGACTTCCTCGCGGCCCGATTCGGGAAGGAGCCTGAGTGGGACCGGCCGCCGCGTAGGACTTCCTCGAGCAGGAGCGGAGGAGGCAGGCGTGGCGCCTGA
- the soxR gene encoding redox-sensitive transcriptional activator SoxR — protein sequence MARIDPKRFTKELSVGEVAARSGVAVSTLHFYEAQGLISGWRNSGNHRRYARDVLRRVAIIKVAQRAGIPLATIREALSSLPDGRTPTAEDWARLSASWRAELDGRIQRLTRLRDQLDGCIGCGCLSLNACPLRNPWDELSDEGPGPRLLDPDPS from the coding sequence GTGGCACGAATCGATCCGAAGCGTTTCACGAAGGAGCTCAGCGTGGGCGAGGTGGCGGCGCGCAGCGGGGTGGCCGTCTCCACCCTCCACTTCTACGAGGCACAGGGCCTCATCAGCGGCTGGCGCAACTCCGGCAATCACCGCCGTTACGCGCGGGACGTGCTGCGCCGGGTGGCGATCATCAAGGTCGCGCAGCGCGCGGGCATTCCCCTGGCGACCATCCGTGAGGCCCTGAGTTCGTTGCCGGATGGGCGTACGCCCACGGCCGAGGACTGGGCCAGGCTGTCCGCTTCGTGGAGGGCCGAGCTGGACGGCCGCATCCAGCGGCTGACACGGCTGCGCGACCAGCTGGATGGCTGCATCGGCTGCGGCTGTCTCTCACTGAACGCCTGCCCGCTGCGCAACCCCTGGGACGAGCTCTCCGACGAGGGGCCGGGTCCGAGGCTGCTCGACCCGGACCCATCTTGA